From the genome of Mixophyes fleayi isolate aMixFle1 chromosome 2, aMixFle1.hap1, whole genome shotgun sequence, one region includes:
- the LOC142140017 gene encoding protein ZAR1-like 1.S, which translates to MAGVMYHQYPVFPNYGPTYRQHPPFYKPKQPYWKAPYKGVPGPMKPILPFDCLDNYRWAQLKALLSQLGPELGLSCLYTKEVGVQVNPRVDVSIQCSLGPRTLRNRKGGPFLCAPVPGQHAGLGIVVPVRFPRTIAVYSRLSDRRLFTLPPFQRGEGRDVGTQQDDVEEGGGIEVGPRRPTFQFLEQKYGFFHCRGCQVRWESAYVWCVSGTNKVYFKQFCHKCQKGYNPYYVEPIECKICMKACCSCPERKHIDLKRPHCQELCGRCKGQRLSCDKTYSFKYIV; encoded by the exons ATGGCTGGAGTCATGTATCACCAGTATCCTGTGTTCCCCAATTATGGACCCACTTACCGGCAGCATCCCCCCTTCTACAAGCCCAAGCAGCCCTACTGGAAGGCTCCATACAAGGGAGTCCCTGGCCCCATGAAGCCTATCCTTCCTTTTGACTGTCTGGATAACTATAGGTGGGCACAGCTGAAGGCTTTGCTCAGCCAGCTAGGCCCAGAATTGGGGTTGAGTTGTTTATACACCAAGGAAGTGGGGGTGCAGGTGAACCCCAGAGTGGATGTGTCTATCCAGTGCTCGTTAGGACCCCGCACCCTAAGAAACCGCAAGGGAGGGCCCTTCCTGTGCGCCCCTGTGCCCGGGCAACATGCAGGACTTGGCATTGTAGTTCCGGTGAGATTTCCTCGGACGATCGCTGTGTATTCCAGACTGTCGGACAGGAGACTGTTCACGCTGCCGCCTTTCCAGAGGGGGGAGGGCAGAGATGTTGGGACGCAGCAGGATGATGTGGAGGAAGGAGGTGGCATTGAGGTTGGGCCCCGGAGACCCACATTCCAG TTTCTGGAGCAGAAATATGGATTTTTCCATTGCCGGGGCTGCCAGGTGCGGTGGGAGAGTGCCTATGTGTGGTGTGTTTCTGGAACCAACAAG GTTTACTTCAAACAGTTCTGCCACAAATGTCAGAAGGGCTATAATCCCTACTATGTGGAGCCAATCGAGTGCAAG ATCTGCATGAAGGCCTGCTGCTCCTGCCCCGAGCGGAAACATATCGACCTCAAGCGACCTCACTGCCAGGAGCTGTGCGGCCGCTGTAAGGGCCAGCGCCTGTCCTGCGACAAGACCTACAGCTTTAAATACATCGTCTGA
- the RRM1 gene encoding ribonucleoside-diphosphate reductase large subunit isoform X1, with amino-acid sequence MHVIKRDGKQERVMFDKITSRIQKLCYGLNGDFVDPAQITMKVIQGLYSGVTTVELDTLAAETAATLTTKHPDYAILAARIAVSNLHKETKKIFSDVMEDLYNYVNPLNGRHSPMVSKETLDLVLDNKDRLNSSIIYDRDFSYNFFGFKTLERSYLLKINGKVAERPQHMLMRVAVGIHWTDIDAAIETYNLLSEKWFTHASPTLFNAGTNRPQLSSCFLLCMKDDSIEGIYDTLKQCALISKSAGGIGVAVSCIRATGSYIAGTNGNSNGLVPMLRVYNNTARYVDQGGNKRPGAFAIYLEPWHYDVFDFLDLKKNTGKEEQRARDLFYALWIPDLFMKRVESNQDWSLMCPHECPGLEEVWGEKFEELYVRYEKEGRARKVVKAQQLWYAVIESQTETGTPYMLYKDSCNRKSNQQNLGTIKCSNLCTEIVEYTSDKEVAVCNLASLALNMYVTPEHTFDFKKLAEVTKVVVRNLNKIIEVNFYPVPEAEYSNKRHRPIGIGVQGLADAFILMRYPFESPEAQLLNKQIFETIYYAALESSCELAKELGTYDTYEGCPVSKGILQQDMWNVTPTELWDWKLLKEKIAKYGVRNSLLLAPMPTASTAQILGNNESIEPYTSNIYTRRVLSGEFQIVNPHLMKDLTERGLWNEEMKNRIIACNGSVQTITEIPADLKELYKTVWEISQKTIIQMAADRGAFIDQSQSLNIHVAEPNYGKLTSMHFYGWKQGLKTGMYYLRTRPAANPIQFTLNKEKLKENLANEEAEKEKERNKAAMVCSLENRDECLMCGS; translated from the exons ATGCACGTCATCAAGAGAG ATGGAAAGCAGGAGCGTGTTATGTTTGATAAGATCACGTCCCGGATCCAGAAATTGTGCTATGGACTTAACGGAGATTTTGTGGATCCG GCTCAGATTACCATGAAGGTCATCCAGGGACTGTACAGCGGGGTCACCACGGTGGAACTGGACACTCTGGCAGCAGAAACTGCGGCCACCTTAACCACCAAACACCCGGATTACGCCATTTTAGCCGCACGGATCGCAGTCTCCAATCTCCACAAGGAAACAAAGAAAATATTCAGCG ATGTGATGGAAGATCTGTATAATTATGTGAACCCTCTGAACGGACGCCACTCCCCGATGGTGTCGAAAGAAACTCTGGATCTTGTGCTGGATAATAAAGAC CGCCTCAACTCCTCCATTATCTATGACCGAGACTTCTCCTACAACTTCTTCGGGTTTAAG ACCCTGGAACGCTCCTATCTGCTGAAAATTAACGGAAAAG TGGCGGAACGGCCCCAGCACATGCTGATGAGGGTGGCGGTTGGAATTCACTGGACGGACATAGATGCTGCTATAGAAACGTACAACCTGCTGTCTGAGAAGTGGTTCACACACGCGTCTCCTACACTCTTCAACGCTGGCACTAACAGACCCCAGCTCTCCAG CTGTTTCCTGCTCTGTATGAAAGATGACAGCATTGAAGGCATTTACGACACGTTGAAGCAATGCGCTCTGATTTCCAAGTCTGCTGGTGGGATCGGCGTGGCCGTCAGCTGCATCAGAGCCACCGGGAGTTATATCGCTGGG ACTAACGGTAATTCCAATGGCCTTGTTCCAATGTTACGAGTCTATAACAACACCGCTCGCTACGTGGATCAAGGAGGAAACAAG AGACCCGGTGCATTCGCTATCTATCTGGAGCCGTGGCACTACGACGTGTTTGACTTTCTGGACCTGAAGAAGAACACTGGGAAGGAGGAACAGCGAGCGCGAGATCTCTTCTATGCACTGTGGATCCCAGATCTCTTCATGAAACGCGTGGAGTCTAATCAG GACTGGTCTCTGATGTGTCCTCACGAGTGTCCGGGTCTGGAGGAAGTTTGGGGAGAGAAGTTCGAGGAGTTGTATGTAAG GTATGAGAAGGAAGGACGGGCACGCAAGGTGGTAAAGGCTCAGCAGCTGTGGTACGCGGTCATCGAGTCTCAGACAGAAACCGGCACGCCGTACATGCTCTACAAAGACTCCTGTAACCGCAAGAGCAACCAGCAAAACCTGGGCACTATTAAGTGCAGTAATCTGTGTACAGAGATTGTGGAGTACACCAGCGACAAAGAG GTTGCGGTCTGTAACCTGGCCTCTCTCGCCCTGAACATGTATGTGACTCCTGAGCACACCTTTGACTTCAAGAAGCTGGCAGAAGTCACCAAAGTCGTAGTCCGAAACCTGAACAAAATAATAGAGGTCAACTTCTACCCTGTTCCTGAG GCCGAATATTCAAACAAGCGTCACCGTCCCATTGGAATTGGCGTGCAGGGTCTGGCCGATGCCTTTATCCTCATGAGATACCCGTTTGAGAGTCCAGAGGCTCAGTTACTGAACAAGCAGATCTTTGAGACTATTTATTACGCAGCCCTGGAGTCGAGCTGTGAGCTGGCCAAAGAACTGGGCACATACGACACTTATGAGGGTTGTCCTGTTAGTAAAGGG ATTTTGCAGCAGGACATGTGGAACGTAACACCCACCGAGCTCTGGGACTGGAAACTGCTGAAAGAGAAGATTGCCAA GTACGGTGTTAGAAACAGTCTACTCCTAGCTCCGATGCCCACGGCCTCCACCGCACAGATATTGGGCAACAATGAATCCATCGAACCTTACACCAGCAACATCTATACACGCAGAGTCCTGTCCGGGGAATTCCAG ATTGTGAACCCCCATCTGATGAAAGATCTGACCGAGAGAGGCCTGtggaatgaagaaatgaagaaTCGGATCATTGCTTGCAACGGCTCCGTTCAG ACAATCACTGAGATTCCCGCAGACCTGAAAGAACTGTACAAGACTGTGTGGGAAATCTCTCAGAAAACCATCATTCAGATGGCAGCCGACAGAGGAGCCTTCATTGACCAGAGTCAGTCGTTGAACATTCACGTGGCGGAACCCAACTACGGGAAGCTGACCAGCATGCACTTCTACGGCTGGAAACAG GGATTGAAGACTGGCATGTACTACCTCCGAACCCGGCCTGCCGCCAACCCCATCCAGTTTACATTAAACAAGGAAAAGCTAAAAGAAAACCTAGCGAACGAGGAAGCAGAAAAGGAGAAGGAGCGGAATAAAGCGGCCATGGTGTGTTCTCTGGAAAACCGAGACGAATGTCTAATGTGTGGATCGTAG
- the RRM1 gene encoding ribonucleoside-diphosphate reductase large subunit isoform X5 translates to MFDKITSRIQKLCYGLNGDFVDPAQITMKVIQGLYSGVTTVELDTLAAETAATLTTKHPDYAILAARIAVSNLHKETKKIFSDVMEDLYNYVNPLNGRHSPMVSKETLDLVLDNKDRLNSSIIYDRDFSYNFFGFKTLERSYLLKINGKVAERPQHMLMRVAVGIHWTDIDAAIETYNLLSEKWFTHASPTLFNAGTNRPQLSSCFLLCMKDDSIEGIYDTLKQCALISKSAGGIGVAVSCIRATGSYIAGTNGNSNGLVPMLRVYNNTARYVDQGGNKRPGAFAIYLEPWHYDVFDFLDLKKNTGKEEQRARDLFYALWIPDLFMKRVESNQDWSLMCPHECPGLEEVWGEKFEELYVRYEKEGRARKVVKAQQLWYAVIESQTETGTPYMLYKDSCNRKSNQQNLGTIKCSNLCTEIVEYTSDKEVAVCNLASLALNMYVTPEHTFDFKKLAEVTKVVVRNLNKIIEVNFYPVPEAEYSNKRHRPIGIGVQGLADAFILMRYPFESPEAQLLNKQIFETIYYAALESSCELAKELGTYDTYEGCPVSKGILQQDMWNVTPTELWDWKLLKEKIAKYGVRNSLLLAPMPTASTAQILGNNESIEPYTSNIYTRRVLSGEFQIVNPHLMKDLTERGLWNEEMKNRIIACNGSVQTITEIPADLKELYKTVWEISQKTIIQMAADRGAFIDQSQSLNIHVAEPNYGKLTSMHFYGWKQGLKTGMYYLRTRPAANPIQFTLNKEKLKENLANEEAEKEKERNKAAMVCSLENRDECLMCGS, encoded by the exons ATGTTTGATAAGATCACGTCCCGGATCCAGAAATTGTGCTATGGACTTAACGGAGATTTTGTGGATCCG GCTCAGATTACCATGAAGGTCATCCAGGGACTGTACAGCGGGGTCACCACGGTGGAACTGGACACTCTGGCAGCAGAAACTGCGGCCACCTTAACCACCAAACACCCGGATTACGCCATTTTAGCCGCACGGATCGCAGTCTCCAATCTCCACAAGGAAACAAAGAAAATATTCAGCG ATGTGATGGAAGATCTGTATAATTATGTGAACCCTCTGAACGGACGCCACTCCCCGATGGTGTCGAAAGAAACTCTGGATCTTGTGCTGGATAATAAAGAC CGCCTCAACTCCTCCATTATCTATGACCGAGACTTCTCCTACAACTTCTTCGGGTTTAAG ACCCTGGAACGCTCCTATCTGCTGAAAATTAACGGAAAAG TGGCGGAACGGCCCCAGCACATGCTGATGAGGGTGGCGGTTGGAATTCACTGGACGGACATAGATGCTGCTATAGAAACGTACAACCTGCTGTCTGAGAAGTGGTTCACACACGCGTCTCCTACACTCTTCAACGCTGGCACTAACAGACCCCAGCTCTCCAG CTGTTTCCTGCTCTGTATGAAAGATGACAGCATTGAAGGCATTTACGACACGTTGAAGCAATGCGCTCTGATTTCCAAGTCTGCTGGTGGGATCGGCGTGGCCGTCAGCTGCATCAGAGCCACCGGGAGTTATATCGCTGGG ACTAACGGTAATTCCAATGGCCTTGTTCCAATGTTACGAGTCTATAACAACACCGCTCGCTACGTGGATCAAGGAGGAAACAAG AGACCCGGTGCATTCGCTATCTATCTGGAGCCGTGGCACTACGACGTGTTTGACTTTCTGGACCTGAAGAAGAACACTGGGAAGGAGGAACAGCGAGCGCGAGATCTCTTCTATGCACTGTGGATCCCAGATCTCTTCATGAAACGCGTGGAGTCTAATCAG GACTGGTCTCTGATGTGTCCTCACGAGTGTCCGGGTCTGGAGGAAGTTTGGGGAGAGAAGTTCGAGGAGTTGTATGTAAG GTATGAGAAGGAAGGACGGGCACGCAAGGTGGTAAAGGCTCAGCAGCTGTGGTACGCGGTCATCGAGTCTCAGACAGAAACCGGCACGCCGTACATGCTCTACAAAGACTCCTGTAACCGCAAGAGCAACCAGCAAAACCTGGGCACTATTAAGTGCAGTAATCTGTGTACAGAGATTGTGGAGTACACCAGCGACAAAGAG GTTGCGGTCTGTAACCTGGCCTCTCTCGCCCTGAACATGTATGTGACTCCTGAGCACACCTTTGACTTCAAGAAGCTGGCAGAAGTCACCAAAGTCGTAGTCCGAAACCTGAACAAAATAATAGAGGTCAACTTCTACCCTGTTCCTGAG GCCGAATATTCAAACAAGCGTCACCGTCCCATTGGAATTGGCGTGCAGGGTCTGGCCGATGCCTTTATCCTCATGAGATACCCGTTTGAGAGTCCAGAGGCTCAGTTACTGAACAAGCAGATCTTTGAGACTATTTATTACGCAGCCCTGGAGTCGAGCTGTGAGCTGGCCAAAGAACTGGGCACATACGACACTTATGAGGGTTGTCCTGTTAGTAAAGGG ATTTTGCAGCAGGACATGTGGAACGTAACACCCACCGAGCTCTGGGACTGGAAACTGCTGAAAGAGAAGATTGCCAA GTACGGTGTTAGAAACAGTCTACTCCTAGCTCCGATGCCCACGGCCTCCACCGCACAGATATTGGGCAACAATGAATCCATCGAACCTTACACCAGCAACATCTATACACGCAGAGTCCTGTCCGGGGAATTCCAG ATTGTGAACCCCCATCTGATGAAAGATCTGACCGAGAGAGGCCTGtggaatgaagaaatgaagaaTCGGATCATTGCTTGCAACGGCTCCGTTCAG ACAATCACTGAGATTCCCGCAGACCTGAAAGAACTGTACAAGACTGTGTGGGAAATCTCTCAGAAAACCATCATTCAGATGGCAGCCGACAGAGGAGCCTTCATTGACCAGAGTCAGTCGTTGAACATTCACGTGGCGGAACCCAACTACGGGAAGCTGACCAGCATGCACTTCTACGGCTGGAAACAG GGATTGAAGACTGGCATGTACTACCTCCGAACCCGGCCTGCCGCCAACCCCATCCAGTTTACATTAAACAAGGAAAAGCTAAAAGAAAACCTAGCGAACGAGGAAGCAGAAAAGGAGAAGGAGCGGAATAAAGCGGCCATGGTGTGTTCTCTGGAAAACCGAGACGAATGTCTAATGTGTGGATCGTAG
- the RRM1 gene encoding ribonucleoside-diphosphate reductase large subunit isoform X6, with protein MEDLYNYVNPLNGRHSPMVSKETLDLVLDNKDRLNSSIIYDRDFSYNFFGFKTLERSYLLKINGKVAERPQHMLMRVAVGIHWTDIDAAIETYNLLSEKWFTHASPTLFNAGTNRPQLSSCFLLCMKDDSIEGIYDTLKQCALISKSAGGIGVAVSCIRATGSYIAGTNGNSNGLVPMLRVYNNTARYVDQGGNKRPGAFAIYLEPWHYDVFDFLDLKKNTGKEEQRARDLFYALWIPDLFMKRVESNQDWSLMCPHECPGLEEVWGEKFEELYVRYEKEGRARKVVKAQQLWYAVIESQTETGTPYMLYKDSCNRKSNQQNLGTIKCSNLCTEIVEYTSDKEVAVCNLASLALNMYVTPEHTFDFKKLAEVTKVVVRNLNKIIEVNFYPVPEAEYSNKRHRPIGIGVQGLADAFILMRYPFESPEAQLLNKQIFETIYYAALESSCELAKELGTYDTYEGCPVSKGILQQDMWNVTPTELWDWKLLKEKIAKYGVRNSLLLAPMPTASTAQILGNNESIEPYTSNIYTRRVLSGEFQIVNPHLMKDLTERGLWNEEMKNRIIACNGSVQTITEIPADLKELYKTVWEISQKTIIQMAADRGAFIDQSQSLNIHVAEPNYGKLTSMHFYGWKQGLKTGMYYLRTRPAANPIQFTLNKEKLKENLANEEAEKEKERNKAAMVCSLENRDECLMCGS; from the exons ATGGAAGATCTGTATAATTATGTGAACCCTCTGAACGGACGCCACTCCCCGATGGTGTCGAAAGAAACTCTGGATCTTGTGCTGGATAATAAAGAC CGCCTCAACTCCTCCATTATCTATGACCGAGACTTCTCCTACAACTTCTTCGGGTTTAAG ACCCTGGAACGCTCCTATCTGCTGAAAATTAACGGAAAAG TGGCGGAACGGCCCCAGCACATGCTGATGAGGGTGGCGGTTGGAATTCACTGGACGGACATAGATGCTGCTATAGAAACGTACAACCTGCTGTCTGAGAAGTGGTTCACACACGCGTCTCCTACACTCTTCAACGCTGGCACTAACAGACCCCAGCTCTCCAG CTGTTTCCTGCTCTGTATGAAAGATGACAGCATTGAAGGCATTTACGACACGTTGAAGCAATGCGCTCTGATTTCCAAGTCTGCTGGTGGGATCGGCGTGGCCGTCAGCTGCATCAGAGCCACCGGGAGTTATATCGCTGGG ACTAACGGTAATTCCAATGGCCTTGTTCCAATGTTACGAGTCTATAACAACACCGCTCGCTACGTGGATCAAGGAGGAAACAAG AGACCCGGTGCATTCGCTATCTATCTGGAGCCGTGGCACTACGACGTGTTTGACTTTCTGGACCTGAAGAAGAACACTGGGAAGGAGGAACAGCGAGCGCGAGATCTCTTCTATGCACTGTGGATCCCAGATCTCTTCATGAAACGCGTGGAGTCTAATCAG GACTGGTCTCTGATGTGTCCTCACGAGTGTCCGGGTCTGGAGGAAGTTTGGGGAGAGAAGTTCGAGGAGTTGTATGTAAG GTATGAGAAGGAAGGACGGGCACGCAAGGTGGTAAAGGCTCAGCAGCTGTGGTACGCGGTCATCGAGTCTCAGACAGAAACCGGCACGCCGTACATGCTCTACAAAGACTCCTGTAACCGCAAGAGCAACCAGCAAAACCTGGGCACTATTAAGTGCAGTAATCTGTGTACAGAGATTGTGGAGTACACCAGCGACAAAGAG GTTGCGGTCTGTAACCTGGCCTCTCTCGCCCTGAACATGTATGTGACTCCTGAGCACACCTTTGACTTCAAGAAGCTGGCAGAAGTCACCAAAGTCGTAGTCCGAAACCTGAACAAAATAATAGAGGTCAACTTCTACCCTGTTCCTGAG GCCGAATATTCAAACAAGCGTCACCGTCCCATTGGAATTGGCGTGCAGGGTCTGGCCGATGCCTTTATCCTCATGAGATACCCGTTTGAGAGTCCAGAGGCTCAGTTACTGAACAAGCAGATCTTTGAGACTATTTATTACGCAGCCCTGGAGTCGAGCTGTGAGCTGGCCAAAGAACTGGGCACATACGACACTTATGAGGGTTGTCCTGTTAGTAAAGGG ATTTTGCAGCAGGACATGTGGAACGTAACACCCACCGAGCTCTGGGACTGGAAACTGCTGAAAGAGAAGATTGCCAA GTACGGTGTTAGAAACAGTCTACTCCTAGCTCCGATGCCCACGGCCTCCACCGCACAGATATTGGGCAACAATGAATCCATCGAACCTTACACCAGCAACATCTATACACGCAGAGTCCTGTCCGGGGAATTCCAG ATTGTGAACCCCCATCTGATGAAAGATCTGACCGAGAGAGGCCTGtggaatgaagaaatgaagaaTCGGATCATTGCTTGCAACGGCTCCGTTCAG ACAATCACTGAGATTCCCGCAGACCTGAAAGAACTGTACAAGACTGTGTGGGAAATCTCTCAGAAAACCATCATTCAGATGGCAGCCGACAGAGGAGCCTTCATTGACCAGAGTCAGTCGTTGAACATTCACGTGGCGGAACCCAACTACGGGAAGCTGACCAGCATGCACTTCTACGGCTGGAAACAG GGATTGAAGACTGGCATGTACTACCTCCGAACCCGGCCTGCCGCCAACCCCATCCAGTTTACATTAAACAAGGAAAAGCTAAAAGAAAACCTAGCGAACGAGGAAGCAGAAAAGGAGAAGGAGCGGAATAAAGCGGCCATGGTGTGTTCTCTGGAAAACCGAGACGAATGTCTAATGTGTGGATCGTAG
- the LOC142139720 gene encoding olfactory receptor 52H1-like, which produces MGDLALNTSFSHTDFLLCGFPGISQSRHALVIPFLFIYIIIVVSNSAMIYSIWVEKTLHSPMYILISLLFVSNLFHTTTILPKFLLGLTFELNQITRTGCFVQMFFIYLTGNYESILLVLMAFDRYVAIRMPLRYHNIVTKRTLTLLIFIGWVRSFFVASPLVIFASKVQFCRSNMILNFVCENMSLLLLACGDISNVQAVGLWIRILVTLTDGTFVLVSYLTILCTVMKILVEKASKKAWQTCSTHILVTMMFFSSGMCSSIVYRMGSLISRDVQNLISLMNFVIPTSANPFIYGLRMKEIRKSLKKAFGKGNFGSRL; this is translated from the coding sequence ATGGGAGACCTGGCCCTGAATACCAGCTTCTCACACACAGACTTCCTCCTCTGTGGCTTTCCTGGGATCTCACAGTCCAGACATGCCCTCGTTATACCATTTCTTTTCATCTATATAATCATTGTGGTCAGTAACAGTGCGATGATTTATTCAATCTGGGTGGAGAAGACTCTTCATTCACCGATGTATATACTGATTTCTCTGCTTTTTGTCAGTAACTTATTCCACACCACCACCATCCTACCAAAATTTCTTCTTGGGCTAACATTTGAACTGAACCAGATAACACGGACTGGCTGCTTTGTACAAATGTTCTTTATTTACTTAACAGGTAACTACGAATCTATCTTACTCGTATTAATGGCATTTGACAGGTATGTGGCTATAAGAATGCCACTACGCTACCATAACATTGTAACTAAACGAACATTGACGTTGCTCATCTTCATTGGTTGGGTTAGGAGTTTCTTTGTCGCTTCTCCGTTAGTTATTTTTGCCTCCAAAGTCCAGTTTTGTAGATCCAACATGATTCTGAACTTTGTCTGTGAAAACATGAGTCTCTTGCTCCTCGCTTGTGGAGATATCTCCAATGTACAAGCTGTAGGTCTATGGATAAGGATCCTCGTTACACTGACTGATGGGACCTTTGTCTTAGTCTCCTACCTGACCATTCTTTGTACAGTGATGAAGATATTAGTTGAAAAAGCTTCTAAAAAAGCCTGGCAAACCTGTAGCACACATATCTTGGTGACCATGATGTTCTTCTCCTCTGGTATGTGTTCCTCCATCGTGTACAGAATGGGTTCTCTCATTTCACGAGATGTTCAGAACCTGATTAGCCTAATGAATTTTGTTATTCCAACGAGTGCTAACCCGTTCATCTATGGACTGAGAATGAAGGAAATCAGGAAGAGCCTGAAGAAGGCATTTGGCAAGGGAAATTTTGGATCTCGTCTCTAG